A portion of the Chaetodon trifascialis isolate fChaTrf1 chromosome 7, fChaTrf1.hap1, whole genome shotgun sequence genome contains these proteins:
- the ubr5 gene encoding E3 ubiquitin-protein ligase UBR5 isoform X3, with amino-acid sequence MTSIHFVVHPLPGTEDQLNDRLREVSEKLNKYSYNSHPHLSLLEQATLKQCVVGPNHAGFLLEDGRVCRISFAVQPDRLELSKPDGSDGSKLSSGSGTGRSSRPGRTSDPPWFLSGSDTLGRLAGNTLGSRWSSGVNGGSGGGGSGGGAGGGGAGGGSSGGGGSGGGGGGGGTSGRSSTAARDSRRQTRVIRTGRDRGSGLLGSQPQPVIPASVIPEELITQAQVVLQGKSRSVIIRELQRTNLDVNLAVNNLLSRDDEDGDDGDDTASESYLPGEDLMSLLDADIHSAHPSVIIDADAMFSEDISYFGYPSFRRSSLSRLGSSRERDSELLRERESVLRLRERRWLDGASFDTERGSTSREGEPSLDKKSIPVQSPVSLGEELQWWPDKDGVKFVSIGAMFSELVAVSSKGELYQWKWSEPEPYRNAQNPSIHHPRVSFLGLANEKITLFSANSIRATVATETNKVATWVDDTLSTVASKLEHSAQAFPELQGERMVSLHCCALYTCAQLENSLYWWGVVPFSQRKKMLEKARAKNKKPKSSAGISSIPNITVGTQVCLRNNPLYHAGAVAFSVSAGIPKVGVLLESVWNMNDSCRFQLRSPESLKNMEKTTKTQEIKTESKPELVKTEMGPPPSPASTCSDTSSIASSASLPYKRRRSTPAPKEEEKVNEEQWPLREVVFVEDVKNVPVGKVLKVDGAYVAVRFPGTSSSMSNQSAAAPADSDPSSLLQDCRLLRIDELQVVKTGGTPKVPDCFQRTPKKLCIPEKAEILAVNVDSKGVHAVLKTGNWVRYCIFDLATGKAEQENNFPTSNLAFLGQSERNVAIFTAGQESPIILRDGNGTIYPMAKDCMGGIRDPDWLDLPPINSLGMGVHSLANLPSNSTIKKKAAIIIMAVEKQTLMQHVLRCDYEACRQYLVNLEQAFLLDQGSQALGTLLDHRCDGNRNILHAAVSVCFPVSNKETKEEEEAERSERNTFAERLSAVEAIANAISVVSSNSSGNRTGSSSSRGLRLREMMRRSLRAAGLGRHESGPSSSDHQDPVSPPIAPPSWVPDPPPMDPDGDIDFILAPAVGSLTTASTGTSQGPSTSTIPGPSTESSVVESKDRKANAHLILKLMCDSVVLRPHLRELLSAKDARGMTPFMLAVSGRAYPAAITVLEAAQKMAKMGDPGIAEKEDADSVFMEMICPSGTNPDDSPLYVLCCNDTCSFTWTGAEHINQDIFECRTCGLLESLCCCTECARVCHKGHDCKLKRTSPTAYCDCWEKCKCKTLIAGQKAARLDLLYRLLTTTNLVTTPNSRGEHILLFLVQTVARQSVEHCQYRPPRIREDRNRKAANAEDSDMPDHDLEPPRFAQLALERVLQDWNALKSMIMFGSQENKDPLSASSRIAHLLPEEQVYLNQQSGTIRLDCFTHCLIVKCAPDITFIDTLLGTLVKELQNKYTPGRREEAINVTRRFLRSVARVFVILSVEMASSKKKNNFIPQPIGKCRRVFQALLPYAVEELCNVAESLIVPVRMGIARPTAPFTLASTSIDAVQGSEELFSVEPLPPRPSPDQSSSSSQTAASYIIRNPQPRRSSQSQPVRGRDEEQDDIVSADVEEVEVVEGVAGEEDHHDDQEEQGEENAEAEGQHDEHDEDGSDMELDLLAAAETESDSESNHSNQDNASGRRSVVTAATAGSEAGASSVPAFFSEDDSQSNDSSDSDSSSSQSDDVDQETFLLDEPLERTTSASHANSAAQAPRSMQWAVRNTPSQRATGSAPSSSSTPAASSTGLIYIDPTNLRRSSAISSSAAAAAAALEASNSSSYLTSASSLARAYSIVIRQISDLMSLIPKYNHLVYSQYPAAVKLTYQDAVNLQNYVEEKLIPTWNWMVSIMDSTEAQLRYGSALSSAGDPGHPSHPLHASQHSARRERMTAREEASLRTLEGRRRAATLLTARQGMMSARGDFLNYALSLMRSHNDEHSDVLPVLDVCSLKHVAYVFQALIYWIKAMNQQTTLDTPQMDRKRNREILELGLDNEDSEHENDEDTNQSSTLQDKDEDPVPAETGQNHPFFRRSDSMTFLGCIPPNPFDVPLAEAIPLADQPHLLQPNARKEDLFGRPSQGLYSSSYMASKGLAEASMDRNCLEVNMGSSLPSPSQILPTKMSYSANLKNVMSMETGQRGTGNQPLAEQELEASKPGPSPHDLAAQLKSSLLAEIGLTESDGPPLPSFRPHCSFMGMMISHDMLLGRWRLSLELFGRVFMEDVGAEPGSILTELGGFEVKESKFRREMEKLRNLQSRDLALEVDRDRDQLIQQTMRQLNTHFGRRCTTTPMAVHRVKVTFKDEPGEGSGVARSFYTAIALALLSNDKLPNLDCVQSVSKGMQASSTCHHDYNSNLMQRLRNRDRERERRSGGLRAGSRRDRDRDSRRQLSIDTRPFRPSSEGNPSDEPDPLPAHRQALGERLYPRVHAMQPAFASKITGMLLELSPAQLLLLLASEDSLRARVEEAMELLIAHGRENGADSILDLGLLEAPEKAQQQENRKRHGSTRSVVDMELDDPDDGDDNAPLFYQPGKRGFYSPRPGKNTEARLNCFRNIGRILGLCLLQNELCPITLNRHVIKVLLGRKVNWHDFAFFDPVMYESLRQLIRHSQAGEADAVFAAMDLAFAIDLCKEEGAGQVELLSGGVNMPVTPLNVYEYVRKYAEHRMLVVAEQPLHAMRKGLLDVLPKNALEDLTAEDFRLLVNGCGEVNVQMLISFTSFNDESGENADKLLQFKRWFWSIVEKMSMTERQDLVYFWTSSPSLPASEEGFQPMPSITIRPPDDQHLPTANTCISRLYVPLYSSKQILKQKLLLAIKTKNFGFV; translated from the exons ATGACATCTATACACTTCGTGGTTCACCCGTTGCCCGGGACCGAGGATCAGCTCAATGACAG GCTCCGTGAAGTCTCAGAGAAACTCAACAAATACAGCTATAACAG TCATCCACACCTTAGTCTGTTAGAGCAGGCCACTCTAAAACAGTGTGTCGTCGGTCCAAACCATGCCGGATTTCTCCTTGAG GATGGACGCGTGTGCAGAATCAGCTTTGCAGTCCAGCCTGATCGCCTGGAGCTCAGCAAGCCGGATGGCAGCGATGG TTCAAAGTTGAGCAGTGGTTCAGGGACAGGAAGGAGCTCCAGGCCAGGCAGGACTAGTGATCCGCCCTGGTTCCTGTCTGGCTCTGACACACTTGGCAGACTGGCAGGCAACACCCTTGG GAGTCGCTGGAGCTCTGGCGTAAAtggaggcagtggaggaggtggaagtggaggaggagcaggaggaggtggcgCAGGAggtggcagcagtggaggaggagggagcggaggtggaggaggaggtggaggcacaTCGGGCAGGTCATCAACAGCAGCTCGTGATTCCCGTCGACAGACCAGGGTGATTCGTACAGGAAGGGATCGTGGCTCAGGTCTTCTAGGTAGCCAGCCTCAGCCTGTCATACCAGCTTCTGTCATCCCTGAAGAGCTTATTACTCAG GCCCAGGTAGTCCTTCAGGGGAAGTCCAGGAGTGTGATCATTAGGGAACTCCAGAGGACGAACCTGGATGTCAACCTTGCTGTCAACAACCTGCTGAGCCgggatgatgaagatggagatgatggagaCGACACGGCCAGCGAGTCCTACCTCCCTGGAG AGGACCTGATGTCCCTGTTGGATGCAGACATTCACTCAGCTCATCCCAGCGTCATTATTGATGCTGATGCCATGTTCTCAGAGGACATCAGCTACTTTGGCTACCCCTCTTTTAGACGCTCCTCGCTGTCTCGCCTTGGATCCTCCAGAG AGCGTGACTCAGAGCTGTTGCGTGAGCGTGAGTCTGTATTGAGGTTACGCGAGCGCCGGTGGCTGGATGGGGCCTCGTTCGACACAGAGCGAGGCTCCACCAGCCGTGAGGGCGAGCCCAGCTTGGACAAGAAGAGCATCCCAGTCCAGAGCCCTGTCTCCTTGGGAGAAGAACTCCAGTGGTGGCCTGACAAG GATGGTGTAAAGTTTGTGAGCATTGGAGCCATGTTCTCAGAGCTGGTGGCTGTCAGCTCCAAAGGAGAACTTTATCAGTGGAAGTGGAGTGAACCTGAACCTTATAGGAATGCACAG AATCCTTCCATTCATCATCCGCGTGTATCCTTTCTGGGTCTTGCCAATGAGAAGATCACCTTATTTTCTGCTAATAGCATCAGAGCCACTGTAGCTACGGAGACCAACAAG GTGGCAACCTGGGTGGATGACACACTGAGCACAGTGGCCTCTAAGCTGGAGCACAGTGCTCAGGCTTTCCCTGAGCTGCAGGGGGAACGTATGGTGTCATTGCACTGCTGTGCTCTCTACACGTGTGCACAGCTGGAGAATAGCCTCTACTGGTG GGGTGTTGTGCCTTTTAGTCAACGGAAGAAGATGCTTGAAAAGGCCAGAGCCAAGAACAAAAAGCCAAAGTCCAGCGCTGGCATCTCCTCGATACCCAACATCACCGTGGGAACACAG GTGTGTTTGAGGAATAACCCCCTCTACCATGCCGGTGCAGTGGCCTTTTCTGTCAGTGCTGGGATTCCCAAAGTGGGCGTCTTGTTGGAGTCTGTGTGGAACATGAACGACAGTTGCAGGTTCCAGCTGCGCTCACCAGAGAGCCTCAAGAACATGGAGAAGACCACTAAGACCCAGGAAATCAA GACGGAAAGCAAGCCAGAGCTGGTGAAGACTGAGATgggccctcctccctccccagcGTCTACCTGCAGTGATACCTCTTCCATTGCTAGCAGTGCCTCACTGCCCTACA AGCGAAGACGTTCTACTCCAGCTcccaaagaggaggagaaggtgaatGAGGAGCAGTGGCCCCTCAGGGAAGTGGTGTTTGTGGAGGATGTTAAAAATGTCCCTGTGGGAAAG GTGCTTAAAGTGGATGGTGCATATGTTGCTGTGAGGTTTCCAGGAACATCAAGCAGCATGAGCAACCAGAGcgcagctgctcctgctgactCAGACCCATCATCACTGTTGCAGGACTGTAGGCTCCTCAGAATAGATGAGCTCCAG GTGGTCAAAACTGGTGGGACTCCTAAAGTTCCTGATTGTTTTCAGCGCACCCCGAAAAAGCTCTGTATCCCAGAAAAGGCGGAGATTCTGGCTGTGAATGTTGACTCCAAAG GAGTCCACGCAGTGTTGAAAACTGGTAACTGGGTAAGGTACTGTATCTTTGACCTGGCCACAGGCAAAGCTGAACAGGAGAATAACTTCCCCACTAGCAACCTGGCCTTCCTTGGGCAGAGTGAGCGTAATGTTGCCATCTTCACTGCTGGACAG gaaTCTCCCATCATCCTTCGAGATGGAAATGGCACAATCTACCCTATGGCCAAAGACTGCATGGGTGGAATTCGAGATCCTGATTGGTTGGACCTGCCACCTATAAACAGCCTGGGAATGGGTGTGCACTCCCTGGCCAATCTCCCCTCTAACTCCACCATCAAAAAGAAAgctgctattattattatggctGTCGAG AAACAGACGCTGATGCAGCATGTTCTACGTTGTGACTATGAGGCATGTCGGCAGTACCTGGTGAACCTTGAGCAGGCTTTCCTGTTGGATCAGGGCAGCCAAGCCCTCGGAACACTCCTGGATCATCGCTGTGATGGAAACCGCAACATCCTccatgctgctgtctctgtctgcttccCTGTTAGTAACAAGGAGACCAAAGAAGAGGAAG AGGCTGAACGGTCGGAGAGAAACACTTTTGCAGagcgtctgtctgctgtggaggCAATTGCCAATGCCATCTCTGTGGTTTCAAGCAACAGTTCTGGAAATAGGACTGGCTCCTCCAGTAGCAGAGG GCTTCGTCTGAGGGAGATGATGCGCAGGTCTCTGAGAGCTGCAGGCCTTGGCCGTCATGAGTCTGGTCCATCATCCAGTGACCACCAGGACCCTGTGTCACCACCCATTGCCCCACCAAGTTGGGTCCCTGACCCCCCACCCATGGACCCTG ATGGTGACATTGATTTCATTCTAGCACCGGCTGTGGGTTCACTCACCACTGCCTCCACTGGGACCAGCCAGGGACCCAGCACCTCCACCATACCAG GGCCATCCACGGAGTCATCTGTGGTCGAATCTAAAGACAGGAAGGCCAACGCCCACCTTATCCTAAAGCTGATGTGTGACAGTGTTGTTCTGAGACCACACCTACGGGAGCTACTCTCTGCCAA GGATGCCCGTGGAATGACCCCATTCATGCTGGCAGTCAGTGGGCGAGCTTACCCGGCAGCCATCACTGTGCTGGAGGCTGCTCAGAAAATGGCCAAGA TGGGTGACCCAGGCATTGCAGAGAAGGAGGATGCCGACTCGGTGTTCATGGAAATGATTTGCCCCTCGGGCACCAACCCAGATGATTCGCCCCTCTATGTCCTCTGCTGCAACGACACCTGCAGTTTCACTTGGACTGGAGCTGAGCACATTAACCAG GATATCTTTGAGTGTCGGACCTGTGGTCTGCTGGAGtccctgtgctgctgcactgaatgtGCAAGGGTGTGTCACAAAGGACACGACTGCAA GCTGAAGAGGACCTCCCCCACAGCATACTGTGACTGTTGGGAGAAATGTAAGTGTAAAACACTCATCGCTGGGCAGAAGGCCGCTCGCCTGGATCTGCTGTACAGGTTACTCACAACCACTAACCTGGTCacaacaccaaacagcag GGGAGAACATATTTTACTGTTCCTGGTGCAGACTGTTGCCAGGCAGAGTGTTGAGCACTGTCAGTACAGACCACCACGCATCAGAGAAGACAGGAACCGCAAGGCTGCCAATGCAGAAG ACTCTGATATGCCAGACCATGACCTAGAACCTCCCCGCTTTGCTCAGCTGGCTCTGGAGAGGGTCCTGCAGGACTGGAATGCCCTCAAGTCTATGATCATGTTTGGCTCTCAGGAGAATAAAGACCC ACTTAGTGCCAGCAGCAGAATTGCTCACCTCCTGCCTGAAGAGCAGGTCTACTTGAATCAGCAGAGTGGCACCATTCGCCTTGACTGTTTCACTCACTGCCTCATTGTCAAGTGTGCTCCTGACATCACT TTCATAGATACCTTACTGGGTACACTAGTAAAGGAGCTGCAGAACAAATACACTCCTGGCCGGAGAGAGGAGGCGATCAACGTCACCAGGAGGTTCCTGCGCTCCGTAGCCCGGGTGTTTGTCATCCTCAGCGTGGAGATGGCCTCATCCAAGAAGAAAAA CAACTTCATCCCCCAGCCCATTGGGAAGTGTCGGCGAGTTTTCCAGGCTCTGCTGCCCTACGCTGTGGAGGAGCTGTGTAACGTAGCAGAGTCGCTGATTGTTCCCGTGCGAATGGGCATAGCCAGACCAACTGCTCCGTTCACTTTGGCCAGCACCAGTATTGATGCTGTTCAGGGCAGCGAGGAGCTCTTCTCTGTTGAACCGCTGCCTCCGAGACCCTCCCCTGACCAGTCCAGCAG cTCCAGCCAGACAGCTGCATCTTATATCATCAGGAACCCCCAGCCTCGGCGCAGCAGCCAGTCCCAGCCTGTCAGAGGAAGAGACGAGGAGCAGGATGACATCGTATCAGCagatgtggaggag GTTGAAGTTGTAGAGGGAGTAGCAGGTGAGGAAGACCATCATGATGACCAAGAGGAACAGGGAGAGGAAAATGCTGAGGCAGAAGGGCAGCATGATGAGCACGACGAGGACG GAAGTGACATGGAGCTGGATCTGCTCGCTGCAGCGGAAACGGAGAGCGATAGTGAAAGTAACCACAGCAATCAGGATAATGCTAGCGGGCGCAGGAGTGTGGTCACAGCAGCCACGGCTGGCTCTGAAGCAG GTGCCAGCAGTGTCCCCGCCTTCTTTTCAGAGGACGACTCTCAGTCCAATGACTCCAGTGACTCCGACAGCAGCAGTAGTCAGAGTGACGATGTTGACCAGGAGACGTTCCTGTTGGATGAGCCGCTGGAAAGGACGACCAGTGCTTCCCATGCCAACAGTGCAGCCCAGGCTCCTCGCTCTATGCAGTGGGCTGTTAGAAACACCCCCAGCCAGAGGGCCACTGGAAGTGCTCCCTCCAGCTCTTCAACACCAGCTG caagCTCCACAGGCCTGATATATATTGATCCTACCAACCTGCGTCGTTCCAGTGCTATCAgctccagtgctgctgctgctgcagctgctctggaggCCAGCAACTCCAGCAGTTATCTGACATCTGCCAGCAGCCTGGCGCGGGCCTACAGCATTGTCATCAGGCAGATCTCAGACCTCATGAGTCTGATTCCTAAGTACAACCATCTAGTCTACTCCCAGTACCCTGCTGCTGTAAAGCTCACCTACCAGGATGCAGTCAACCTGCAG AACTATGTTGAAGAAAAGCTCATTCCCACCTGGAACTGGATGGTGTCCATCATGGATTCCACCGAGGCTCAGTTGCGATATGGCTCAGCCCTGTCATCTGCTGGAGACCCAGGTCACCCCAGTCACCCACTCCACGCCTCTCAGCATTCTGCTCGCAGGGAACGCATGACAGCTCGGGAGGAGGCCAGCCTCCGAACCCTGGAAGGACGCAG GAGAGCAGCTACCCTGCTGACAGCTCGCCAGGGCATGATGTCGGCGCGGGGTGACTTCCTGAACTACGCCTTATCACTGATGCGCTCCCATAATGACGAGCACTCTGACGTGCTTCCTGTGCTGGACGTGTGCTCTCTGAAACACGTGGCCTATGTTTTCCAGGCTCTTATTTACTGGATTAAGGCCATGAACCAGCAGACCACTTTGGATACCccacagatggacagaaagag GAATCGAGAGATTTTGGAGCTTGGTTTGGACAATGAGGATTCTGAACACGAGAATGACGAGGACACCAATCAGA GTTCAACTCTGCAGGACAAGGATGAGGACCCAGTTCCAGCTGAGACGGGTCAGAACCACCCTTTTTTCCGGCGCTCTGACTCCATGACCTTCCTGGGCTGCATCCCACCCAACCCCTTCGATGTACCCCTGGCTGAGGCCATTCCACTGGCAGATCAGCCCCACCTCCTGCAG CCTAATGCCAGGAAGGAAGATCTGTTTGGTCGTCCCTCTCAGGGCTTGTACTCTTCCTCCTACATGGCAAGCAAAGGCCTGGCTGAGGCAAGCATGGACAGGAACTGCCTGGAGGTAAACATGGGCTCCTCTCTACCCTCCCCCTCTCAG ATCCTGCCCACTAAGATGTCTTACTCAGCCAACCTGAAGAATGTGATGAGTATGGAAACTGGCCAGCGGGGCACTGGGAACCAGCCACTTGCAGAGCAGGAGTTGGAGGCTTCGAAACCAGGCCCTTCACCCCATGACCTCGCTGCCCAGCTGAAGAGCAGCTTACTTGCTGAGATTGGCCTCACTGAGAGTGATGGACCTCCTCTCCCATCATTCAG ACCTCACTGTAGTTTTATGGGGATGATGATCTCACATGACATGCTGCTAGGCCGCTGGCGTCTGTCACTGGAACTCTTCGGTCGTGTGTTCATGGAGGATGTTGGAGCCGAGCCTGGATCG ATCCTCACAGAGTTAGGTGGCTTTGAGGTAAAGGAATCCAAGTTCCGTCGGGAGATGGAGAAGCTGAGGAACCTGCAGTCCCGAGACCTGGCCCTGGAGGTGGATCGGGATCGAGACCAGCTAATACAGCAGACCATGCGTCAGCTAAACACGCACTTTGGCAGGCGCTGCACAACCACACCCATGGCCGTGCACCGGGTGAAGGTCACCTTCAAAGATGAGCCAGGCGAGGGCAGCGGCGTGGCCCGCAGCTTCTACACGGCCATCGCCCTGGCCCTCCTCTCCAATGATAAGCTGCCCAATCTGGACTGTGTTCAGAGTGTCAGCAAGGGCATGCAGGCCAGCAGTACGTGTCATCACGATTACAATTCAA aCCTAATGCAGCGCTTGAGAAACAGAGAtcgggagagagagaggagaagtggAGGGCTTCGAGCAGGATCTCGGAGAGACCGAGACAG AGACTCAAGGAGGCAGCTGTCCATCGACACCAGGCCTTTCAGGCCCTCATCAGAGGGAAACCCCAGTGATGAGCCAGACCCTCTGCCTGCACACAGACAAGCCCTGGGTGAAAGGCTCTACCCACGTGTTCATGCAATGCAACCG gCGTTTGCCAGTAAAATCACAGGCATGTTGCTGGAGCTTTCCCCCGcacagctgcttctgctgctggctAGTGAGGATTCTCTCCGAGCCAGGGTGGAAGAGGCCATGGAGCTTCTCATTGCACATGGAAG GGAAAATGGTGCTGACAGCATATTGGACCTGGGTCTCCTGGAGGCTCCAGAGAAAGCACAA CAGCAGGAGAACCGTAAGCGTCACGGTTCAACCCGCAGTGTGGTTGACATGGAGCTGGACGACCCAGATGATGGGGACGACAACGCTCCTCTTTTCTACCAGCCTGGCAAACGAGGCTTCTACTCTCCTCGGCCTGGCAAGAACACAGAGGCCAGGCTGAATTGCTTTCGTAACATTGGCAG AATACTGGGGTTATGTCTGCTTCAGAATGAACTCTGTCCAATCACGTTGAACAGACATGTCATCAAAGTGCTGCTTGGGAGGAAG GTGAACTGGCATGACTTTGCATTCTTTGACCCGGTCATGTATGAGAGTCTGCGGCAGCTGATTCGCCATTCTCAGGCTGGTGAAGCAGATGCAGTGTTTGCTGCCATGGACCTGGCCTTTGCCATTGACCTCTGCAAAGAAGAAGGGGCTGGACAG GTGGAGCTTCTCTCTGGTGGGGTCAACATGCCAGTAACTCCCCTCAACGTGTATGAATACGTGAGGAAGTATGCTGAGCACAGAATGCTGGTGGTGGCTGAGCAACCTCTTCAT GCAATGAGGAAGGGTTTACTGGATGTGCTACCTAAGAACGCTCTGGAGGACCTGACAGCCGAGGACTTCAGGCTGCTGGTCAACGGCTGTGGAGAAGTCAACGTCCAGATGCTCATTAGCTTCACCTCTTTCAATGATGAATCTG GGGAAAATGCAGACAAACTACTGCAGTTTAAACGCTGGTTTTGGTCCATAGTGGAGAAGATGAGCATGACTGAGAGGCAAGATCTG GTGTACTTCTGGACCTCCAGCCCTTCCCTGCCAGCCAGCGAGGAGGGCTTCCAGCCGATGCCCTCCATCACCATCCGGCCTCCAGACGACCAGCACCTCCCCACAGCCAATACCTGCATCTCACGTCTCTACGTGCCACTCTATTCTTCAAAACAGATACTCAAACAGAAACTCCTGCTAGCCATTAAGACCAAGAATTTTGGTTTTGTGTAG